In the Streptomyces coeruleoprunus genome, CGTCCTCGGCAAGAAGCTTGGGAGGTCGTTTCCTCTGGGCCGCGAGACCTACGCCGATGGTCCGACGCGCCGGCCGATGCGTTTCCTCACGTCTGCTGGTCCGATAGGGGAGTGAGCGATCTTGTGAACGAGCCGGGGCCAGCCGTCCGTCTACGCTTGGCCGAGGAAAGGAACGTCTGGCTGTGCACCGTGCGTTCGGACGGCTCTGCCCACATCACGCCCGTCTGGTTCGTCTACCAGCGCTCCCGGTGGTGGATCGGTACGGATGACAGCTCCGTCAAGGTCAGAAACATCCGCAAGGAGCCCCGCGTGTCCCTGGCTTTGGAGGACGGCCGGTTTCCGGTCGTCGCCGAAGGAGACGCATTACTCATTCGTGACGGGTTCCCTCACGAGGTCGTGACCGCGTTCGAGCAGAAATATGGGTGGGATGTATCCGCTCCCACACGCCCCGGAAGCAAGCGAGTGCTGCTGGAAGTGCATGTGCGTCGGTGGCTGTTGGCCGGCACGGCCCAGTGAGCCTTTCAGCTTCGCCACTCCAGGGTGAGGACGGCCTTGGCGACTGACGTCATGAGGTGGGGGCTGATGCGGGCTCCGGCCAGTTGGCTCGGGGGCCGAGAGGAATTCGGCAAGAAAGCGCAGGAGCAGGTCGGTTCGGTCTCGGTACTCGACAGCTTCGC is a window encoding:
- a CDS encoding pyridoxamine 5'-phosphate oxidase family protein, yielding MSDLVNEPGPAVRLRLAEERNVWLCTVRSDGSAHITPVWFVYQRSRWWIGTDDSSVKVRNIRKEPRVSLALEDGRFPVVAEGDALLIRDGFPHEVVTAFEQKYGWDVSAPTRPGSKRVLLEVHVRRWLLAGTAQ